In the Sus scrofa isolate TJ Tabasco breed Duroc chromosome 6, Sscrofa11.1, whole genome shotgun sequence genome, one interval contains:
- the PDIK1L gene encoding serine/threonine-protein kinase PDIK1L isoform X2, whose amino-acid sequence MVSSQPKYDLIREVGRGSYGVVYEAVIRKTSARVAVKKIRCHAPENVELALREFWALSSIKSQHPNVIHLEECILQKDGMVQKMSHGSNSSLYLQLVETSLKGEIAFDPRSAYYLWFVMDFCDGGDMNEYLLSRKPNRKTNTSFMLQLSSALAFLHKNQIIHRDLKPDNILISQSRLDTSDLEPTLKVADFGLSKVCSASGQNPEEPVSVNKCFLSTACGTDFYMAPEVWEGHYTAKADIFALGIIIWAMLERITFIDTETKKELLGSYVKQGTEIVPVGEALLENPKMELLIPVKKKSMNGRMKQLIKEMLAANPQDRPDAFELELRLVQIAFKDSSWET is encoded by the exons ATGGTGAGTAGCCAGCCAAAGTACGATCTAATACGGGAGGTAGGCCGAGGTAGTTACGGTGTTGTATATGAAGCAGTCATCAGAAAGACCTCTGCACGGGTGGCAGTGAAGAAAATTCGATGCCATGCACCTGAAAATGTTGAACTAGCCCTTCGTGAGTTCTGGGCACTAAGCAGTATCAAGAGCCAACATCCAAATGTGATTCACTTGGAGGAATGCATCCTACAAAAAGATGGGATGGTGCAAAAGATGTCCCACGGCTCTAATTCTTCCCTTTATTTACAG CTTGTAGAGACTTcactaaaaggagaaattgccTTTGATCCCCGAAGCGCCTATTACTTGTGGTTTGTGATGGATTTTTGTGACGGAGGAGATATGAATGAGTATCTGTTGTCTAGGAAACCCAATCGTAAAACTAACACCAGCTTCATGCTTCAGCTGAGCAGTGCCCTGGCTTTCTTGCATAAAAACCAGATCATCCATCGAGATCTCAAGCCTGATAACATCTTGATTTCTCAAAGCAGATTGGATACCAGTGACTTGGAACCTACACTGAAAGTGGCCGATTTTGGTCTAAGTAAAGTTTGTTCAGCATCTGGACAGAACCCAGAAGAACCTGTCAGTGTAAACAAGTGTTTCctttccacagcatgtggaacagATTTCTACATGGCTCCTGAAGTGTGGGAGGGACATTATACAGCAAAAGCTGACATCTTTGCTCTGGGGATTATCATCTGGGCAATGCTGGAAAGGATCACATTCATagacacagagacaaagaaagaactCTTGGGGAGTTATGTAAAACAAGGCACTGAGATTGTACCTGTTGGGGAGGCGCTTCTGGAAAATCCCAAAATGGAACTTCTCATTCCTGTGAAGAAAAAGTCTATGAATGGGCGAATGAAACAACTGATTAAGGAAATGCTGGCTGCAAACCCTCAGGATCGTCCAGATGCTTTTGAACTAGAACTCAGATTAGTACAAATTGCATTTAAAGATAGCAGCTGGGAAACGTGA